Genomic segment of Umezawaea sp. Da 62-37:
AGCAGGTGCCGTTGGGTTTCGACGAACGACCACTCGCCGTCGACCTGTTGGTGCTGTGCGGCGTCGGGTAGCAGCCGCACCCGGTCGAGGGTCGCGCTCCACTGCGTTTCGACGGCGTTCCAGGCAGCCTGGTAGTCCTCGACGGACACGGCGTTGCGCGCCAGCGCTCGTGCGGGGTGCAGGCGGTCGAGTTCGGACTGGACGTAGGCGGTGACGTCGACGTCGTGGACGACGACGCGTTCGAAGTCACCACCGATGCGCACATCGCTGCCGTAGCAGTCGACGATCTTCAGACCGCTCACCTCGCAGTCGCGGATCTCCAGGCCGGTGAGGTCGCTCAGGTGGATGCGGGCATCGCGGAAGCGGTCGCTCTGGGTGTACTCGGAAACCATCGGAGCAGTCTCGCGCACCGGTGCCGGCCACGTCAGTCGGTTGCGACGACCTGGTCCTTCCACCCCGCCGCGCGAAGTGCGTCGTGGACGGGTTTGCCGCCGTCGGTCTTCAGGACGGGTCTGCGCAGGCGGGTGGTTCTCCTGACCGTCCCGCGGCGCAGCCTGCCGCCTCCTTCCAGGCGGCTGATGAGTTCGAACATCCTCACTACGTCGGCGGTGCGCCCGTGGTCGCCCAGCACCACCAGGTCGTCGAGCAGGAGGTAGGGAGCGGTGTCGTCGACCCGTTGGAGCGCGGCGACCGCGGTCCTGTTCAGTCCTGCCTGGAAATCCGGGCTCATCACGAGGTTCAACCGCCAGGTGACCCTGGCGCGGAAGGAGTCCACCGGGTTGTCGCCCGCGGACCGCGAGTACCGGTCGATCCCGGCGTCCAGCGTCAGGATGAACCCCAGACCCGCGTTGTCGTCGACGTAGACGCGGTTCCAGGTCCCCTTGTAGCCGTCCGCCCGGCACTTCTCCTTGAGGTCCGCGATGTCCGCCGTGCCGGGCACGCCGACCGAGTCGAGCAGCGAGCCCAGGTTGTCCTGCGGCACCTTGACCGTGGCCTTCCGGAGCACGCCGTTGCGCACGACCGCGATGACACCGCCGTCCAACGCGGCTTTCAGGTCGTCCTTCGACTGGTCCGCCGACCGCGTGCGCTTCCCGGTGCGCTCGGTGAGCATCTCGGAGGTGATGAGTTCGGTGTTGTCGCCCTCCGGCGTGAACCGCCGGTCGACGCCGACGACGGGCGGGCGAGCGACAGCCTCCTGGTAGGTCCGTGCGACCGGGTCCCAGAACCTCGTCAAGGTGGAGTCGTAGTAGCGGATGTCGGCGTCCTGCTGCGCCACAGGGGCCGGTGTGGTGATCTCGCCCCAGTCGGCCACGTCCTCGGCCGTGAAGGGAACCCACGACTCGCCGTCCTCGGAGTAGACGTCACCGATGCGTGGGACCCGTTCCCCTTCGGGCAGTTCCGCGATGGGCACCCAGCCGAACGTCTCGTCGTAGACCTTCGACATGTCCGGTCGGAAGTAGCGTCCCACCGGGGATTCCTGCCCCACGGGCTGCCGCTCGTCCTCATGGGCGACACCGGCCGTGGACATCGCCGTGAAGGCGTCCCGGAGGTAGCGGAGGAGCGCATCAGGTTCGTCCTCGCCGACTTCCGCGATCAACTCGTCGAGCAGCTCGTGGTCGTATTCGGGCAGCGCGGCCCTGACCTCGTCCACGCTGGCCTTGCCCGACCAGAAATCCCTGTCCTCGGCCACCTTCTCGATGAGGGTGCCGTACCGGTCCCAATTCTCGACAGCCATGGGTCCGAGTATCGGCAGCACTTCGGCACGGGTGGGGGAATTCCTGCTGCCCGATGGGGCGCGCCGCTGTGCCCCACCGCGCAGCCGTCGCCGCTGGAGGCGCTCAGTCCACCGCGCTCAGTCCACCGCGGTCGGTTCGACGTGTCCCAGCGAGTCACCGCGGCTGAACCACACCGAGTCCTCCTCGACGAAGGAGTGCCGCGCGTAGAACCGCCGCGCCCGGTCGTTGTGCCGCTCGGTTTCGAGCATCATCCGGGGAATGCCGAGGCCGGCGCAGTGCTCGTAGACCTCCTCGATCACCCGGCCCCCGACGCCGGTGCCGCGCGAGCGCACGTAGAGCTCGTCGAGCAGGGCGTGCCTGCCGCCGGACTCGATCGAGTAGCCCCACGTGACGACCGCGTAGCCCGAGTCGAACATCCAGACCTGGCCGAAGAGGTCGTCGCGCAGCAGCGGACCGAGCGCTTCCGCGACGACGGCGCCGTCGTGGACGTGGCCGTCGACGGCGTAGAACTCGCGCACCATCTCGGCCAGCTCGGGCAGGTCTTCGGGGGTCGCACGTCTGATCACCGTCACCGGCCGAAGTTAACACCTGGCCGACCGGCCGGCCCGGTCGTCGGGTCCCGATCGCCTTCGGCGCGGTCCACTTCGGACTCCACCACTGCCCGGAAGGGCGAAGCCCTGCGCTTTCCGCGTCCCCACCGGGCCGCGCGGCGCGCGTGGCCGCGACGACGATCGGGGAAGTCCCGGACAGAGCGGAGGAGCCGTGCCAGGTGTGATCGCCACCGGCCACAGCGCGTGGCACCCGTCCGCCGCGGAGCCGTTCGTCACCGTGCCCGAGGGCATGCGCGTGCTCTTCTTCCAGGAGCCGCTGCACCTGCTCGCGGACACGGTCGGCAGGCGGCTCGAACAGCTGGACGACACCGCGTTCCGCGATCCCACGGGCGTCGCGGAGGCGGGCAGCAGGTGTCGCGACTACTCGCTCACCCACCCGTCGATGCTCGACTTCGCCAGAGTCCCCGCCGACCACCCGGAGTACCGGCAGGTCATTCCCGAGCAGGGGCGGACGGTCAGGCTGTCGGAGATCCTGCATGACCCGGCCAACGCGGGCCGGACCGTCTACTGGGGAGCGTGCCTGGCCGTCGACCTGGAGCACCGCGGTGGGGTGCACGTCGGCGTCAACACGGGGTGGAGCGGTACGAGCGCTCCGGGGGACGGGACGAAGACCGGCGCCTACCTCTCGCCCGGCGACCTGGACGCGGCGGTGCGCGACGACCCGCTCCGCCAACGGCTCGTCGCGGCGGGCGGGGACGTCGAGTCCGTCGAACCGGGGCTGTACGTGGACAAGCTGACCGCCAGGGCGATTCCGGACGGCGCCTCGGCCCAGGACCTCGCCTCGGTCGTGGCGGTCCTGGCCAACGCCAAGGAGTCCCCCGACTGGCTGGCGGCCGCGTTCGTCGGGCTGGACCACGCCGACCGCAGGGGGTTGCTGCTCAACGACACCACGCGCTGGTGGCTGGCCGACCTCGGCCTGCACGTCCCGGAGTCGGTGTCGGACGGCGCGGTGGAGGTGGACGACCCGCGCTACTGGATCGCGGACGACCACTCCCTCGACGTCGACGCGGTCGTCCGGCGCAACCACGAGGTGCTGAAAGCGCTGGAGGCGCAGGACTTCGAGCCGGTGGTCCACTGCGACGGGCTGGTGGTCGTCGGCACGGGCCACCACCCGATGACGACCAAGTGGGTCACCGGTCGGGAGATCGAGTCCGCCGGGTCGGTGACGGCGGTCGTGGTCGACCGGCACGTGCAGTGGGTCGTGCACGGTTGCCCGGCTTCCCTGCGCGGCACGGTCCACGAGGCGCTGGTCGAGGCGGGCGCGGAGGACGTGTGGTTCGACGCCCCGCCGACGGCGGTCTTCGACGGCGACGTGTTCGAGTCCGCGGTGCGGGGCAACACGACCGCGCTGCTGCACCTCGGCGAGCGGCTCCACGTGCTGGTGGACCACCGGTACACGCTGTTCACGGACGGCGACAGCCACCCGGAACACCTGGTCGAGGAGGTCACCGCCTCGGCGCACTGCGTCGGCACGCTGGAGCGGGGCGACCCCGCGCAACCGGAGGACTACGTCGTCACGGGCGTCGGCGAGGCGTGCGGGTGCGCGTGGAAGGTCGCCACCATGGTCGAACTGGCGGCGGGGCCGGGTGCCCTCCTGCGCTTCGACTGACCGGGCTCCCCTCCCCGGACGGGGTGGGTGGTGTGGCGCCGGGTCCCGTGGCTCGCGACGAGCGCACGGGGCCCGGCGGCCGCAGGTGGATCAGCGCGCCAGCCGGTGCGCCTGCACCTCGAAGTGCAGCCACTCCGGCGCGCCGCCGACCAGGGGGCCGTCGAACGCGACCTCGCGGGACCCCCGGTCGAGGTCCACGACCCAGAGCCGGTCCCCGGCGGGCCGCAGCGGCGCGCGGTGGAACTCCATGGCCGTCCACGGCGCGATGTCCCCGCCGAAGCGCAGCGACAGCACCGGGTCCGGGCCGTCGTGCTCCAGCACCAGCGTGGCGCCGTCCCTGGTGTAGACGGCGGTGCGGGGCAGCGGCCCGCCCGCGGGCGCCGGTTCCGGCAGCGCGGGCACCCGCACGTCGAACGCCTCGGCCAGCACGTGGTCGAGCAGTTCGGCGGCGACCCACTCGCCTTCGAGCGCGTTGGTCAGCACGACCGCGGTGAAGTCCTCGTCGGGCACGATCCGGACCGCCGAGCACTGGTTGCCGATGCACCCGTCGTAGCCCAGCACCCGCAGGCCGTCGAGGT
This window contains:
- a CDS encoding DinB family protein, with amino-acid sequence MVSEYTQSDRFRDARIHLSDLTGLEIRDCEVSGLKIVDCYGSDVRIGGDFERVVVHDVDVTAYVQSELDRLHPARALARNAVSVEDYQAAWNAVETQWSATLDRVRLLPDAAQHQQVDGEWSFVETQRHLLFAGDAWLGNAVLEEETPYHPFGFPAGGMPPEESAKLGLTLDATPTLDQVLAPRLARMATMRRVVDGLTTAELDRVCGRKPADPYPDQEYVVRRCLKVVLKEEAEHHRYAVRDLAVIEAAAPGSQ
- a CDS encoding GNAT family N-acetyltransferase translates to MTVIRRATPEDLPELAEMVREFYAVDGHVHDGAVVAEALGPLLRDDLFGQVWMFDSGYAVVTWGYSIESGGRHALLDELYVRSRGTGVGGRVIEEVYEHCAGLGIPRMMLETERHNDRARRFYARHSFVEEDSVWFSRGDSLGHVEPTAVD
- a CDS encoding putative adhesin, which produces MPGVIATGHSAWHPSAAEPFVTVPEGMRVLFFQEPLHLLADTVGRRLEQLDDTAFRDPTGVAEAGSRCRDYSLTHPSMLDFARVPADHPEYRQVIPEQGRTVRLSEILHDPANAGRTVYWGACLAVDLEHRGGVHVGVNTGWSGTSAPGDGTKTGAYLSPGDLDAAVRDDPLRQRLVAAGGDVESVEPGLYVDKLTARAIPDGASAQDLASVVAVLANAKESPDWLAAAFVGLDHADRRGLLLNDTTRWWLADLGLHVPESVSDGAVEVDDPRYWIADDHSLDVDAVVRRNHEVLKALEAQDFEPVVHCDGLVVVGTGHHPMTTKWVTGREIESAGSVTAVVVDRHVQWVVHGCPASLRGTVHEALVEAGAEDVWFDAPPTAVFDGDVFESAVRGNTTALLHLGERLHVLVDHRYTLFTDGDSHPEHLVEEVTASAHCVGTLERGDPAQPEDYVVTGVGEACGCAWKVATMVELAAGPGALLRFD